The sequence GCGAGCTGATCCACCGCGACCAGCCGCCGGCCACGACGCAGCCCCACGAGAACTGGGACCGGCCGTTCATCGAGCGCTGGTGGATCCAGTCGCGCTGACCCGCGCCGGCCACTCGCGGCCCGTCAACCGCCCCACAATTCCCGGCGGCGTCCGGTAAAGACTGCCGACACGCCGCCACGCACCTGTCGCGCCGATTGGTATGCCACACATCGCTGGCCGAGCGCACACGCGTTTCATACCCTTCATCAAGGAGCGCGGCGACGCATATCCGTCGGCGCCGCGCCGGCTTGGCGCGCCCGGCGTGCGAGCCCCGGGAGCGCCCCATAGGGACCGACAGCCGTGTGCGCAGCCCAAGCGATGCCGCGTCGAGGGGACCGCCACGTTGATCAGCGTCTGACCGTTGATGGCGTGGCCAAGCCGCCCGTCTTGGGTCGGGCCACGCTGCGCGCGGCGTGTCTCACCTGCCTGGCCATCATCGTGTACGGCACACTCGGGCCGGTGTCGAACGCGGCCTGCGCCTGGGTGGTCCCGGTTGAGCAGTGGCGCTGGCTGCCACCCGCGCGGGCGGCGGACATCAATGACTTGGTCACGAACTTCATCGTCTATGTGCCCGTGGGCGTCGCGCTGCGACTGCTCGTGCGGCGACGCGGGCGGGCGGGGACAGTGGACCTGCTGCTGGGACTGGCGCTGTCTGTCGCGCTGAGCTACGTGACTGAAGTGCTCCAGCAGGCCATGCCCGCGCGAGTCTCAAGTCGCACGGACATCGTCATCAATGGCATCGCGGCGCTGCTTGGCTGCCTCTGCGCGGTGCCGCTGCAGAAGCTCATCCGCGAAATCCACGCGCTCTGTTTCGCGCAGCTCCGGGAGCCCTGGCGCGTCTGGCTGGTGCTCACCTGGGCCGCGGTCATCGCCACCGCCGCCCTGATGACCGTGCCGTGGCAGTTGCGGCGGCCGGACGCGGAGTGGGGCTTCGACCGCGTGATCGGCCCGGCGGACGTACGGCGCGGCGCGATGTTCGCACTCACGGGCTTCCTTTGCACGGGCATGTTCCGCCTGCGCGGCTGGTCACCCCGGCCGGCGCTCGGCGCCGCGTGGGGCCTGCTGCTGCTGCCGGCGTTCGGGCTCGAGCTGCTGCAGATCGTGCTGACTGAACACGTGTGCAGCTTCCTGCATGCGCTGATCTCGCTGGCCGGGGCAGGCATCGGCGGCGGGCTGGCGCTGCTGCTGGTGCATGTGCGACCTGATGTGCGCACGGACAAACCGGAGTACGAGCGCGGACCCCATCCGCGACCGCATCGGTGGTTGGCCGCGGTGCTGCTGATCGCGCTCACTTGCGCCGCCGCCCACGGCGCATGGCGCGGGCTGGCACAGGTGCGGCTCCGTGCCAGCCCGGCGGTGAACTGGCTGCCGTTCCGGCCGCAGTTCGAGGCCCCCTTTTTGCGCTCGGCAACGGCGATGATCGAGGAGGTCGCGCTGTACGCCGTCTTGACGATGATCTGCCTCTTTCTGGCCCGGGCCCGTGGACGTGCGACCGCCCTGCTGCTGCTGGTCGGCCTGGTCGGCGTGTTGGAAACCGGGCGCGCGTTTCTCGCCGGACACGTTGCGGACACGACCAGCATGGTGCTGGCGGCCGCGGGGTGGCTGCTGGCCACGCGCGTCTGGAGTGCGCTCTTCCCGACGTCGGCCGGGTCGCACGGTGGGCCTGTCGCGACCTATCGCGCAACGTCTGCCGCCGCGCGCCTCCCCGTGAGTTGAGACGCGCGCTCGGCCAACGGATCACACCCTGTCGATCAGTGTCCCGCCCGTCCCGACCGATAGTACCCACGAAGTCTCGCGCGCCGCGCTGCGTGCCGAGCGCACTCGGGCCGCCCGGACGACCTTCGCGCACCGCCTGCGCCAGACTCGGTGCTATGAATATCGGACTCGACGCCCGCACGATGACCGTGCTCCGGCCACGCGGCACGGGACGCAACCTGCTGGACCTGTTCCGGCGTGTACCGCTGCTGCGCCCCGACTGGCGATTTATCCTGTATCACCAGCGGCCGCTGTCGGTCGCGGACCGCGCACGTCCGGATGCGCCATGGCAATTGCCCAATGTCGAGCTCCGGCAGATTGACCTGCCCGGCGACCGGCTGGACGCGTGGTTTCAGCTTCGGCTGCCCTACGCCGCCCGGCGCGACCAGCTCGACCTGCTGCACCTGCCGGCCAACGCGGCGCCCGCGTGGTGCCCCGTGCCGAGCGTGGTCACGATTCACGACCTGATTCCGCTCACCCTGCCCGGCGAGCTGTCGCCGCGCGCGACGCGGGCGTTTCGGCGGGGCATCGTGCGCACCGTTCACAACGCGACGCGCATCATCACGGTATCGCGCGCGACGCGCGATGTGCTGCGCCGGGAATTCGACGTGCCGGAAGCACGCATGACGGTCATCCCTTGGGCACCGGACGCACGTATGCTCGCCGCGGCGACGGCACCACTCACCGCCGCCGAACGCCGCCGCATCCAGGTGCGCTATAACCTCGGCCCGCGCTGGCTCGTCAACTTCTCCGGCAGCACGCGGCGCAAGAACGCCACAGGTGTGCTGGCCGGCTTCGCGCAGGTCGCACCGCAGGTCCGCGGCGATCTGCAGGTAGTGCTGCTCGGGTGCGAGCCCGAGGCCTATCGCGCGGAGCTGGTCGCCCGGGCCGAGCAGCTCGGCATCGGCGCCGGCTGCCGCATTCTGGGCTTCATACCCCACGACGACCTGCCGGCCCTGTTGCGCGCGTCCGCCGGCCTGCTCATGCCCAGCCGCGGCGAGGGGTTCGGGCTGCCGATCCTGGACGCGTTTGCCTGCGGCGTGCCGGTGCTGACCTCCAACGTCAGCAGCATGCCGGAAGTGGCCGATGATGCGGCGGTGTATTGCGACCCGGATGATGCAGGCAGCATCGCGGCGGGGATCGCGAAATTGCTGGAACCGTCCGTCGCCACCCGACTCGTGGAAGCGGGCCGGCGGCGACTGGCCTTGTTTGACTGGGAGCGCACTGCCGCGGCGGTGTGCGCCGTGTACGAGCAGTGTCTGGCGCGGTCGCCCGTGAGCGAGCCGCTGGCGGCCGCGTCCTGCGAGGAATGTCTGCGATGAACGTACCCATGTGGGGCGACCAGGCCGGCCAGTGGCTGAAGCTGGACTGCCGCAACTACCGTGGCGACCGGCCGTGTGCGGTCGGCATCCAGGGGGTGTGCCCGTCGGACTGTGCGCGCTACAGCGCGATGGGCCAGCGCATCGTCATCATCAAGCTCGGCGCGCTGGGCGACGTCATTCGCACGGCCGCGCTGCTGCCGGGGTTGAAGCAATGCTGGCCCCAAAGCCACGTCACGTGGATCACGCGCCCGGCGGGCGTGCGTACGCTGGCTCACCATCCGCTGATCGACCGTTTACTGCCGTTCGACGCCGAAACGCTCTGTCATCTCGAGCACGAGCGTTTCGACCTGTGCCTGAGTCTCGACAAGGAACCGGCGCCGACCGCGCTGGCGATGCGGCTCGATGCGCGCGAGCGGCGCGGCATTGGGCTGAGCAGCCACGGCACCGCGTACCCGCTTAACGCGGAGTGCGTGCGGTACTTCCAGCTCGGCCTGGACGACGAGTTGAAGTTCCGCCGCAATCAGCAGACCTATCAGGAGTTGCTCTACGACGCCGTCGGGCTGGAGTACCACGGCGAGCGCTACCGCCTATATCCTGACGCGACCCAACAGGCACACGCCGCGGACGTCTGGCGTCGCCTGGGAGTGCATGACGGCGAAGTCGTTGTCGGCCTGAACACGGGGGCCGGGCGGGTCTTCGCGAACAAGAACTGGCCGGCGGGCAAGTTCATCGCCCTCGCGCAGCGCCTCATCGGCCAGAACGGCTGGCGCGTCGCGCTGCTCGGCGGGCCGGACGAGGCTGCGGTGAACGCAGCCATCGTCGATGCGTGCCCGGGGGTGCTGAACACGGGGTGCACGCACACCGAGCTGGAATTCGCGGCGCTGGTGCGACGGTGCGATGCGCTCGTGACCGGCGACACAATGGCGATGCACGTGGCGATCGCCGGTGACGTGCCCACCGTGGCGCTCTTCGGCCCCACGGCCGCGCAGGAGATCGATCTGTACGGGCGCGGCGAGAAGGTCGTGACCGGCCTAACGTGCGCGCCCTGCTATTTCCGGCGCTGCGATCTTTCCCCCAATTGCATGGATGAGATTTCGGTCGAGCGGGTGCTGCGGGCGGTGCAACGCTGGGTCGCGGCCGGCTCCACGCAGGCACGCACCGTCACTGCCATTGTCGAGGTGCATGCGTGAATCACGGCGCCGCGCGACCGCTGCGTGTCCTCGTGGTCGCGGCGCACGAGCCCTGGCCGCTGGACGGCGGCGGACGTTTGCGCTTGTACAACTATCTGCGCGGGCTCTCCTCCGCGGCCGATGTCACCCTGGCGCTGCCGGAGCCGGTGCAGCATGCCGGTCACATGCCGGCGGGGCTGCGCACCGCGGACATGTCGGCCGGGAGCGCCCGGCGACACCTGCCACAGCACACGCGACCGTGGGTGGCACGCCGGGTGGAGCGGCATTTCGGCGCCAATCCGGCGGTGCGGCGATGGCTGCAGCGCCACGCGGTCCCACCGGAGTTCGACGTGACGCTGCTGCACGGCGCCGTCACCGGCCAATACGTCGACGCGGTCCGCGTACCCGTCGTGTGGGACGCCGTTGACGAGCTGGTGCTGTACACGGTGCGAGACGCGGTGCGGGGCGGCGCCAGATGCTGGTGGCGTGCGGGGCGCGCCGCGGCGCTGTACGCGCTTTTCGAGCGCTATGTCGCGCGGCGCGCCCAGGCGACGATCTTCGCGTCGAGCGTCGATGCCTCCTACGCCCGCCGCTGGGCGGGGGCAACACGGATCGAGACCATCAGCAACGGCGTCGATTTCCGCTATTTTGCGGCTCACACTCGGCCTCCGACGCCCGGCACCGTCGCGTTCGTCGGCTCGCTGAGCTTTCCGCCAAACGTCGAAGGCATCACGCGTTTCGCCCGGCACATCTGGCCGCGCCTGCACGCGACCGCGGGACACCGCTTGTTGATCGTTGGTCGAGCTCCCACGCCGGCGGTGCGCGCGCTGGCTGAGCTTCCCGGCGTCGAACTGCACGCGGACGTGCCGGACGTGCGGCCGTACGTAGCCGAGGCCGGCGTGGTGATCGTGCCGACGCGGCTGGGGGGCGGGGTGAAGAACAAGGTTCTGGAGGCGTGCGCGCTGCGGCGGCCGGTGGTCGCGAGCCCCCGCGCGCTGGCGGGCCTTTCCGCGCGGCGCGGGCGCGACGTGCTCTGCGCTGCTAACGATGGCGCCTGGGTGAGGCACATCACGCACCTGCTGGCAAACCCGGTCGCGGCCGAGCGGGTGGCACGGCACGGATATGAGTGGGTGCGACGGGAGCACAACTGGTCACACATCACGGATCGTCTGCTGCAGGTGCTCAGCGACGCCGCGGGTGTGACAGCACGGTGGCCGGTCCCGCCGCGCGACGTGGTTGAGGACAACGCAGCATGGCGACCTCGCTCGGATGTACGACAGAGCTGTGCGCCGGTCACAGTCTGACCGCCGGCACACGCGCGCATGGCCGGCTGCTGCCTGCAGCGCTAATCGCGGGTGGGGTGGCGATCGTGTGGCTAGTCAGCGCGGATGTCGTCCTCGCGTCGTGCGGGTACATTGCGAGCAAGGCGCAGTCCGGGTGGGCAACGACGGTTGGGTATGCGGCGGGACATGCTCTGGGGGCGTTCGCCATCATCGCCGTGGCCTGCAGCCCGCGCCTCCGCCAATGGGCAGGCGCCCGCCTCGACCGACTCGCGCGCACCCTGGAGCAACCTGGCGGCCTGCTGCTGCTGCTCGGGCTGCTGACCGTGGTACGCGTGGCCTGGATACTCCTCGTACCGACGCAGCCCACGAGCGACAACGCGGCGTATCACGGCCTGGCCACTCGTCTGGTCGAAACTGGCATGTACGACACCGCGAAGCACCGCGCGTATTGGCCGCCGGGGTATCCCGTCTTTCTCACTGGCCTGTACGCCGTCTTCGGCCCGTCGCTGCTGGTTGCCAAGCTGGGCAACGTCGTCCTGGCGGCGGGGGTGGATCTGCTGACGTGGCACGCCGTCCGGCGGCACGTGTCAGCACCGGCGGCGGGAGCGGCGTTGTTGCTGACCGCGCTATGGCCGGGCCGCAACCTGCACGTTGACGTGCTCTCGTACGACGAGCTGGTCATGGCGCTGCTGCTGCTGTCGCTCGTGCTGCTGCCGCGCGTGGATCGCGTGGACGCGCGACATGCATGGCTCTGGATGGCCGGCGGGCTGGTGCTCGGGCTGGCTTGCCTCGTCCGACCCACACTCGGGCTCGTGCCGGCCGCGATCGGCGGATGGCTGCTTGTGCGCGGCTGTTCACTCTGGCGCGCGGTCGTACTCACCGGCGTCTACGGCCTGGCCATGCTGGCCGCGATCACGCCGTGGACGATCCGCAACTACGTCGTCCTGGGTCGCTTCGTGCCGCTGACGACCAACGCCGGCGGGAATTTCTACAACTCGTGGGCGCCGGGCGGCACCGGCTGCTTTCACAAACCCGCGTGGGAGCACCTGTGGGCGGTCACCGGCGGCGACGAGCTGCAGATGTCGCCGACGGGCTTCGCGCTGGGGATGGCGGCGATTCGCACGGACCTGCCGGCGGCGATCTGGCGCGTCGCGCAGAAGCAGGTGCATTACGTCGGTTCCGATAACTGGCTGTTGCCGGTGGAGTCGTACACGGCCGCGCTCGGCGGCAACGCGACGGCCGGCGACGCGCTGAAGCTCGGCGTGCACACGCTCAGCAACGCGTGGTACGTCGTGCTCATGCTGCTGCCCATCTCCGCCGTGCGCCGCATGACCCGGCTCATCGCCGCCCAGCCGCTCGCGTGGCTGTGCATTGCCGTGTTCGCGACGGGACTGATAACACACACGGTTTTCGAGGCGCAGGCGCGGTATCACCTCGTGTACCTGCCGTGCTGGAGCATCCTCGCGGCGTGCCTGTGGGCCGGACGCGCGCCCGTGCGGCAGCCCTGAGCGCCCCAGCGCGCCTTCGTCGCGGGGGCTCGTTCATCTGCCGATAAGACCGCTAGAGAACGCCAACCGAGGCCACGGATTACGGATGTCGCTGACCGCGATTGCC is a genomic window of Phycisphaerae bacterium containing:
- a CDS encoding glycosyltransferase; translation: MNHGAARPLRVLVVAAHEPWPLDGGGRLRLYNYLRGLSSAADVTLALPEPVQHAGHMPAGLRTADMSAGSARRHLPQHTRPWVARRVERHFGANPAVRRWLQRHAVPPEFDVTLLHGAVTGQYVDAVRVPVVWDAVDELVLYTVRDAVRGGARCWWRAGRAAALYALFERYVARRAQATIFASSVDASYARRWAGATRIETISNGVDFRYFAAHTRPPTPGTVAFVGSLSFPPNVEGITRFARHIWPRLHATAGHRLLIVGRAPTPAVRALAELPGVELHADVPDVRPYVAEAGVVIVPTRLGGGVKNKVLEACALRRPVVASPRALAGLSARRGRDVLCAANDGAWVRHITHLLANPVAAERVARHGYEWVRREHNWSHITDRLLQVLSDAAGVTARWPVPPRDVVEDNAAWRPRSDVRQSCAPVTV
- a CDS encoding glycosyltransferase family 4 protein, with the protein product MNIGLDARTMTVLRPRGTGRNLLDLFRRVPLLRPDWRFILYHQRPLSVADRARPDAPWQLPNVELRQIDLPGDRLDAWFQLRLPYAARRDQLDLLHLPANAAPAWCPVPSVVTIHDLIPLTLPGELSPRATRAFRRGIVRTVHNATRIITVSRATRDVLRREFDVPEARMTVIPWAPDARMLAAATAPLTAAERRRIQVRYNLGPRWLVNFSGSTRRKNATGVLAGFAQVAPQVRGDLQVVLLGCEPEAYRAELVARAEQLGIGAGCRILGFIPHDDLPALLRASAGLLMPSRGEGFGLPILDAFACGVPVLTSNVSSMPEVADDAAVYCDPDDAGSIAAGIAKLLEPSVATRLVEAGRRRLALFDWERTAAAVCAVYEQCLARSPVSEPLAAASCEECLR
- a CDS encoding glycosyltransferase family 9 protein, whose translation is MNVPMWGDQAGQWLKLDCRNYRGDRPCAVGIQGVCPSDCARYSAMGQRIVIIKLGALGDVIRTAALLPGLKQCWPQSHVTWITRPAGVRTLAHHPLIDRLLPFDAETLCHLEHERFDLCLSLDKEPAPTALAMRLDARERRGIGLSSHGTAYPLNAECVRYFQLGLDDELKFRRNQQTYQELLYDAVGLEYHGERYRLYPDATQQAHAADVWRRLGVHDGEVVVGLNTGAGRVFANKNWPAGKFIALAQRLIGQNGWRVALLGGPDEAAVNAAIVDACPGVLNTGCTHTELEFAALVRRCDALVTGDTMAMHVAIAGDVPTVALFGPTAAQEIDLYGRGEKVVTGLTCAPCYFRRCDLSPNCMDEISVERVLRAVQRWVAAGSTQARTVTAIVEVHA
- a CDS encoding VanZ family protein, encoding MPRRGDRHVDQRLTVDGVAKPPVLGRATLRAACLTCLAIIVYGTLGPVSNAACAWVVPVEQWRWLPPARAADINDLVTNFIVYVPVGVALRLLVRRRGRAGTVDLLLGLALSVALSYVTEVLQQAMPARVSSRTDIVINGIAALLGCLCAVPLQKLIREIHALCFAQLREPWRVWLVLTWAAVIATAALMTVPWQLRRPDAEWGFDRVIGPADVRRGAMFALTGFLCTGMFRLRGWSPRPALGAAWGLLLLPAFGLELLQIVLTEHVCSFLHALISLAGAGIGGGLALLLVHVRPDVRTDKPEYERGPHPRPHRWLAAVLLIALTCAAAHGAWRGLAQVRLRASPAVNWLPFRPQFEAPFLRSATAMIEEVALYAVLTMICLFLARARGRATALLLLVGLVGVLETGRAFLAGHVADTTSMVLAAAGWLLATRVWSALFPTSAGSHGGPVATYRATSAAARLPVS
- a CDS encoding glycosyltransferase family 39 protein, producing MATSLGCTTELCAGHSLTAGTRAHGRLLPAALIAGGVAIVWLVSADVVLASCGYIASKAQSGWATTVGYAAGHALGAFAIIAVACSPRLRQWAGARLDRLARTLEQPGGLLLLLGLLTVVRVAWILLVPTQPTSDNAAYHGLATRLVETGMYDTAKHRAYWPPGYPVFLTGLYAVFGPSLLVAKLGNVVLAAGVDLLTWHAVRRHVSAPAAGAALLLTALWPGRNLHVDVLSYDELVMALLLLSLVLLPRVDRVDARHAWLWMAGGLVLGLACLVRPTLGLVPAAIGGWLLVRGCSLWRAVVLTGVYGLAMLAAITPWTIRNYVVLGRFVPLTTNAGGNFYNSWAPGGTGCFHKPAWEHLWAVTGGDELQMSPTGFALGMAAIRTDLPAAIWRVAQKQVHYVGSDNWLLPVESYTAALGGNATAGDALKLGVHTLSNAWYVVLMLLPISAVRRMTRLIAAQPLAWLCIAVFATGLITHTVFEAQARYHLVYLPCWSILAACLWAGRAPVRQP